CCTGGCCAGGGTTTGAGCTAGTAAGGTCTTTCCTGTGCCCGTAGGCCCGATAAGCAGGATGTTGCTCTTCTCTAATTCTACATCCTTACTGGGCATATTTATCCGCTTATAATGATTGTAGACAGCTACAGAGAGAACCTTCTTGGCTCTTTCTTGTCCGATGATATACTCATCCAACATCCGCTTGATCTCTTTAGGCCGAGGAAGTCCGGCTAATTGAGGGACCCCTTCATCCCACTCCTCAGCTACAATTTCATTACAAAGCTCGATACATTCGTCACAGATATATACCCCAGGCCCTGCGACCAAACGTTTTACCTCACGTTGGCTTTTATTACAAAAAGAGCATTTCAAATTCTCTTTCCCTTCACCAAATTCCAACATAAAACCTCCTTACTATTTCCTTACCACCAGCACCTCATCTATAATCCCGTATTCCTTAGCCTGTTCAGCCGACATAAAAAAGTCTCTATCAGTATCCTTTTGGATCTTTTCCATAGGCTGACCCGTATGTTTGACCAGTATCTTATTTATCTCTTCCCGCATGCGAAGTATTTCTTTGGCCTGAATGTCTATATCCGTTGCCTGTCCCTGCACGCCCCCTAAGGGTTGATGGATCATAATCCTAGCGTGAGGCAGGGCATAGCGTTTACCTTTGACGCCGGCCGCTAAAAGAAGAGCGCCCATCGAAGCGGCCTGCCCAATACAGATAGTGGAGACCTTGGCTTTAATATACTGGATGGTATCATAGATAGCTAATCCGGCTGTAACTACTCCCCCTGGGTTATTAATATAAAGATCGATGTCCTTATCCGGATCTTCCGCCTCCAAAAAGAGCATCTGAGCTATGATCAAATTAGCCACATCATCATCTACGGCACTACCAATGAAGATAATCCTGTCTTTTAAGAGTCGGGAGAATATATCATATCCCCTTTCCCCCCGGCTGGTTTGTTCTACCACCATCGGCACTAAATTCATCTTGTTTCTCCTTTTCTTTTACCCTTCTACTTCCACCTGATTTACCTCAGCGGCCTCCACCAGAAAATCAATAACCTTATTGGTATAAAGCCTCTCTTTGATCTCGGCTATCTTTCCTTCTTTCTCAAGGTTAGATTTCATCTCCTCAAATTCGAGATTATAATGCTGAGCCAAATTTCTCACTTCCGCCTCCACTTCTTCCGGAGTGACCTCTATCTTTTCCTCCTTAGCTACATAGTCTACCACCATGCCTTTCTTGAGACGCTCGATGGCTTTGGCTTCATAGTCTTTTTCAAACTTTTCCTTAGACACTTCTTCCTTTTCCATATACTGGGCTAAAGTTATTCCTCTGTTGAGAGCTAAGGTCTGGGCGAAGGCGTCTAAAAGAAGTTTTTTTTCTTCTTCGATCATTCCCTTAGGGGGATTGGAATCAACCCTTGAAGCCAAAAGGGTCATAAGATCATTTCTAACCTTTTGGTCAGCCTCAGCCTCGGCGACTTTTTCCAGATCGGTCTTGATCTTAGCCTTGAGTTCTTCTAGGTCTTCATACTCCCCTACATCCTTGGCAAACTCATCATCTAACTCAGGAAGCACTTTTTCTCTTATTTCATTCAATTTAACCTTAAAGACAGCCTTCTTCCCAGCCATAGGAGGATAAGCCGGATATTCTGCCGGGAGAGTAACCAGGATTTCCTTCTCTTGGTGCATCTCCATGCCGATAAGCTGTTCTTCCGCCCCCGTAACAAGGATAGATACGCCCAATTCCAGGGTGGCATCTTTCTTTTGGATAAAGGGAATGGAATCATTTTCTCCCCGGCCTTCAAAATCGATATTTAAAAGATCGCCTTTTCGGGCGCGGCGATCCTCCACTTCAACTGATTGGGCATGTTGGTCTTGAAGCCTGACCAACTCCTTCTCAATCATAGCTGGGGTAATCTTGCAGACTGATTTTTCTATGGAAACTCCCTTATAATCCAGGCTGATTTTAGGGATTACTTCCAGGGTGGCCGTAAAGGTCAACGGCTCTCCATAATTATAGTTAATCTGGTGTATTTCAGGCAAACCGGCCGGGGAAATAGCTGCCTCAGCGATCGCCTCCTTGTAGGTCTCGGTAACCATTCTTTCCAGGACATCTCTTTTTACCTCAGGGCCAAAGCGCTTTTCCAATAAATGGCGAGGGACTCGACCAGGTCTGAATCCCGGAATCCGCGCCGAGGGCAGTAACTTCTTATAACTTTTGTCAAATTCCTGAGTTACCCGCTCAGATTCGACCGACACCTTTAAATCTATGGTGCCGCCTTCTTTCTCTTCAACTTCTACTTTCAAGGTTACACTCCTTACTTAATCGGACATCTCGGCCATAACCTCTTCCGGGACATCAAAATTAGCATAAACATGCTGAACATCATCGTCGTCTTCCAGATTTTCCACCAGACGCAGGACTTGTTTGGCCTCATTTCCGGCCAATTTGACATAACTCTGGGGAACCATAGTTATTTCAGCATAGGTAGGCATAATATCGCTTCTTTTAAGGGCAGCCGTTACAGACTCGAAAGCGCCCGGTTCGGTAGTAATCTCATAGCCCGTCGCCTCTGTTTTAACATCTTCAGCTCCGGCCTCAATAGCCAGATCAAAAACCTTTTCTTCATCAAGGCCTTCTTTGTCCAGGGTGATAAAACCTCTCTTGGAGAACATCCAGGCCACACAACCTGCCTCCCCCAGATTTCCTCCACCTTTGGAAAAAAGGCTCCTGATCCTGGCGGTCGTTCTATTTCGGTTATCCGTCATCGCTTCCACCAGCATAGCCACGCCTCCAGGACCGTAACCTTCGTAAGTGTACTCCTCCAAAACCACGCCCGGCAGATCCCCGGTTCCTTTCTGGATAGCCTTTTTGATATTATCCGCCGGCATATTGGCCTCTTTGGCCTTAGCAATGACGGTTCTTAATCTGGGGTTGGCATCCGGATCACCTCCGCCCACTCTGGCGGCCACCGTAATTTCCCTGATAAGCTTGGAAAAAAGTTTCCCTCGCTTAGCATCCATAGCCCCTTTTTTATGTTTAATCGACGCCCATTTAGAATGTCCGGACATCTAAAACCTCCCCTAACTGTAATTTTCTATTCCTCTTTCTTAGACTCAGCAATAATGGCCTCCGCCAGTTGGTGAGGGACTTCTTCATAGTGAGAAAACTTCATCTTATGGGTCCCCCGGCCGTGGGTAATTGATCTTAAAGAGGTGGAATATTTATACATCTCTGCCTCCGGGACCAAGGCCTTGACTACGGAGGAGCCCCCATGCTCTTCCATCCCCTGAATCTTTCCCCGTCGAGAATTCAAATCTCCGATAATATCACCCATATATTCCTTGGCTACTTTAACTTCCACATCCATAACAGGCTCAAGCAGAACCGGAGCGGCCCCTTCGAAGGCCTTCTTAAACCCAAAAGACCCCGCAATCTGAAAGGCCAGGTCCGAAGAATCAACCGTATGAAAGGAGCCATCATATAAGATAACTTTGGTATTAATTACTGGATAGCCGGCCAATACCCCTTTATTCATGGCCTCCTTCACTCCCTTTTCTACCGCCGGGACATACTTGGACGGTATGGCTCCCCCAAATATCTTGTTTTCAAATTCAAATTCCGAGCCAGAAGGCAAAGGTTCTATCTCCAGGAAACAATGTCCATATTGTCCCCGGCCGCCGCTTTGCTTTTTGTATTTTCCCTCGCCTTTAGAAGATTTCCTGATGGTCTCCCGGTAGGCAATCTTAGGTTTTTCCACCTCGATTTCTACGCCAAATTTACGCATCATCCGGTCCAGGGTAAGTTCCAGGTGAACCTCACCCATCCCCTGAATAATGGTTTGTTTCAGTTCGTGATCGTGGTAAATCCGGAAAGTTGAATCTTCTTCACTCAGCCGATGCAAGGCCGTCGACAATTTTTCCTGATCAGCCTTGGTTTTGGGAAAGACGGCTAACGACATAACCGGTTCAGGGATATCCAGAGGATCAAAAACCGCCGGATGAGCCGAATCACAGAGGGTATCCCCTGTTTTGGTGCCTTTCAGCTTAACCACCGCCGCTATATCACCGGCCCCCACATCCCCAATCTCTTTCCTTTCTTTACCTTCCATAAGGCAGATGTGACCGATCCTCTCCTTATGATTCTGGGTAGCATTAAAGACATCCGAGCTTGAGTGAAGGACACCAGAATAGACCTTAAAAAAGGTGAGTTCTCCGACAAAGGGATCCGTAATGACCTTAAAGACCCTGGCCACAAAAGGGGCCTCAGGTGAAAGCTT
This portion of the bacterium genome encodes:
- the clpP gene encoding ATP-dependent Clp endopeptidase proteolytic subunit ClpP, with the translated sequence MNLVPMVVEQTSRGERGYDIFSRLLKDRIIFIGSAVDDDVANLIIAQMLFLEAEDPDKDIDLYINNPGGVVTAGLAIYDTIQYIKAKVSTICIGQAASMGALLLAAGVKGKRYALPHARIMIHQPLGGVQGQATDIDIQAKEILRMREEINKILVKHTGQPMEKIQKDTDRDFFMSAEQAKEYGIIDEVLVVRK
- the tig gene encoding trigger factor, which produces MKVEVEEKEGGTIDLKVSVESERVTQEFDKSYKKLLPSARIPGFRPGRVPRHLLEKRFGPEVKRDVLERMVTETYKEAIAEAAISPAGLPEIHQINYNYGEPLTFTATLEVIPKISLDYKGVSIEKSVCKITPAMIEKELVRLQDQHAQSVEVEDRRARKGDLLNIDFEGRGENDSIPFIQKKDATLELGVSILVTGAEEQLIGMEMHQEKEILVTLPAEYPAYPPMAGKKAVFKVKLNEIREKVLPELDDEFAKDVGEYEDLEELKAKIKTDLEKVAEAEADQKVRNDLMTLLASRVDSNPPKGMIEEEKKLLLDAFAQTLALNRGITLAQYMEKEEVSKEKFEKDYEAKAIERLKKGMVVDYVAKEEKIEVTPEEVEAEVRNLAQHYNLEFEEMKSNLEKEGKIAEIKERLYTNKVIDFLVEAAEVNQVEVEG
- a CDS encoding YebC/PmpR family DNA-binding transcriptional regulator — translated: MSGHSKWASIKHKKGAMDAKRGKLFSKLIREITVAARVGGGDPDANPRLRTVIAKAKEANMPADNIKKAIQKGTGDLPGVVLEEYTYEGYGPGGVAMLVEAMTDNRNRTTARIRSLFSKGGGNLGEAGCVAWMFSKRGFITLDKEGLDEEKVFDLAIEAGAEDVKTEATGYEITTEPGAFESVTAALKRSDIMPTYAEITMVPQSYVKLAGNEAKQVLRLVENLEDDDDVQHVYANFDVPEEVMAEMSD
- the fusA gene encoding elongation factor G, coding for MFQTSRIRNTGLISHGGAGKTSLTEAILFDTEVINRLGRVEEGNTVSDYDPDEVKRGISINATLVHTQWKGHKLNIIDTPGYADFIGEVVRTLQVVDSCIVLCDAASGVEVGTELVWGYADKYNLPRAVFINKMDKENANFSKVVDDLKNVFSAPVVPVQIPIGKEAGFKGVIDLVQNKAFIFSEGKVKEEAIPADLSDKTAAAKNSLVEAIAETDDELLEQYLEGEKLTDDQINQAMKLAIAQRKIIPVLCGSAYHNIGIQPLLDFITTNLPTSDYAGKITIKNSNTNKDEERKLSPEAPFVARVFKVITDPFVGELTFFKVYSGVLHSSSDVFNATQNHKERIGHICLMEGKERKEIGDVGAGDIAAVVKLKGTKTGDTLCDSAHPAVFDPLDIPEPVMSLAVFPKTKADQEKLSTALHRLSEEDSTFRIYHDHELKQTIIQGMGEVHLELTLDRMMRKFGVEIEVEKPKIAYRETIRKSSKGEGKYKKQSGGRGQYGHCFLEIEPLPSGSEFEFENKIFGGAIPSKYVPAVEKGVKEAMNKGVLAGYPVINTKVILYDGSFHTVDSSDLAFQIAGSFGFKKAFEGAAPVLLEPVMDVEVKVAKEYMGDIIGDLNSRRGKIQGMEEHGGSSVVKALVPEAEMYKYSTSLRSITHGRGTHKMKFSHYEEVPHQLAEAIIAESKKEE